One window of the Trifolium pratense cultivar HEN17-A07 linkage group LG2, ARS_RC_1.1, whole genome shotgun sequence genome contains the following:
- the LOC123911404 gene encoding LOW QUALITY PROTEIN: putative disease resistance protein At3g14460 (The sequence of the model RefSeq protein was modified relative to this genomic sequence to represent the inferred CDS: deleted 2 bases in 1 codon), with protein sequence MAATMIGGAFLSATVQTLVEKLASKEFLDYITNTKLNVSLLRQLKTTLLTLQAVLDDAEEKQINNPSVKQWLDDLKDVVFDAEDLFNQISYDSLRCKVENTQAANKTNQVWNFLSSPFKNIFGKINSQMKIMCETLQLFAQHKDILGLQIKSARVSHRTPSSSMVNEPVMVGRKDDKEIVMNMLLSDNGTSNNNIGVVAILGMGGVGKTTLAQLAYNDDKVQEHFDLKAWACVSEDFNILKVTKTLLESVTSKAWESNNLDVLRVELKKYLRDKRFLIVLDNLWNDNYNDWDEHVTPLIKGNSGSRVIVTTRQEKVAIVAHTFPIHKLEVLSDEDSWSLLSKHAFGSEEFCGSKCLNLEVIGRKIAKKCGGLPIAAKTLGGLLRSKVDTKEWIEVLNSEIWNLPNDNILPALFLSYQYLSSQLKWCFSYCSIFPKYYPLDRKQLVFLWMAEGFLDHSQDRKSMEEVGDECFAEFLSRSLIQQLHDDSRGQKFVMHDLVNDLATVVSGKSCYRLDFSGDSSKNVRHLSYNQEEFDIGNKFMILNKFKCLRSFLPIGSGWESYLSIKVVNDFLPSLGRLRVLSLSKYDNITVVPDSIGNLVHLRYLDLSHTKIKSLPDTMCNLYNLQTLLLSGCSNLTELPENIGKLINLRHLDVDMTSITEMPKQIVELENLQTLTVFVVGKKNIGLSVRELGRFPKLRGKLFIKNLENVIDVVEAYDTNLKSKEHIEELTLQWGKETDDSLKDKDVLDMLQPSPNLKKLSIDLYGGTSFPSWLGDSSFFNMVSLRIDNCAYCVTLPPLGQLTFLKDLSIRCMSTLETIGPEFYGMVGGGSNSSIQPFSSLEELVIKEMSNWKEWLPLQDDIFPFPRLKTLKLSKCPELRGCFPSHLPSIEEIKIKDCDLLATPSTEPWLSSIKKLFIARDLHSESNTKHIQCSLLESDSPYLLQDMTIRSCQILKSGPEMIVNSTCLRELNLCGLWSLNSFPTNGLSTSLQTLCIRDCNNLAFLPLKTWSNYTSLVKLDLHNSCDTLTSFPLNGFPMLQDLSICECRSFESIFIPETSSLSLSTLQYLYVDGCKALALLPQRMHTLTALVFMYLRNLPSLKLSFCNGALLPPNLDSFYVDFVRITKPVTEWGFQGLTTLSSMHIGGDDIVNMLLKEQVLPISLVYLTIRNLSEIKSFEENKLRHLSSLKSLAFYDCSRLESLPENMMLTSLKCLLFENCENLESLPENNLPDFLELLCINECPLLEERYKKKEHWSKIAHIPVIQINDQVTI encoded by the exons ATGGCTGCAACTATGATAGGAGGAGCTTTTCTCTCTGCAACTGTTCAAACCTTAGTTGAGAAACTTGCTTCAAAAGAATTTCTTGATTACATCACAAACACCAAGCTCAATGTCTCACTCTTGAGACAGTTAAAAACAACACTGCTCACTCTTCAGGCTGTGCtggatgatgctgaggagaagcAGATCAACAATCCTTCTGTCAAACAATGGCTTGATGACTTGAAAGATGTTGTCTTTGATGCCGAGGATTTGTTCAACCAAATCAGCTACGAT TCTCTACGTTGCAAGGTGGAGAATACACAAGCTGCAAACAAGACTAATCAGGTGTGGAATTTCCTTTCATCTCCTTTTAAAAACATCTTTGGAAAGATCAATTCCCAAATGAAGATCATGTGTGAAACCCTGCAGCTTTTTGCACAGCATAAAGATATCCTTGGTTTGCAAATTAAAAGTGCACGAGTTTCTCATAGAACACCTTCAAGTTCTATGGTCAATGAACCTGTCATGGTTGGTAGGAAAGATGACAAAGAGATAGTAATGAACATGTTACTATCAGATAATGGCACTAGCAATAACAATATAGGCGTTGTTGCAATTTTAGGCATGGGTGGTGTCGGAAAAACAACACTTGCACAGCTTGCTTACAATGATGATAAAGTTCAAGAGCACTTTGATCTCAAAGCATGGGCTTGTGTATCTGaggattttaatattttgaaagtaACAAAAACTCTCCTTGAATCTGTCACTTCAAAGGCATGGGAAAGTAATAATCTTGATGTTCTTCGAGTTGAACTAAAGAAATATTTGAGAGACAAAAGATTTTTGATTGTGTTGGATAACCTATGGAATGATAATTATAATGATTGGGATGAACATGTAACTCCCTTGATTAAAGGAAATAGTGGAAGTAGAGTGATTGTCACAACACGCCAAGAAAAAGTTGCAATTGTTGCACACACATTTCCTATTCATAAATTAGAAGTTCTATCAGATGAAGACAGTTGGTCATTACTCTCAAAGCATGCATTTGGAAGTGAAGAATTTTGTGGAAGTAAATGCTTAAACCTAGAAGTTATTGGCAGAAAAATTGCGAAAAAATGTGGTGGATTGCCCATAGCTGCTAAAACACTTGGAGGATTATTGCGTTCAAAAGTAGATACTAAAGAGTGGATTGAAGTTCTAAATAGTGAAATATGGAACTTACCAAATGATAATATTTTGCCTGCATTGTTTCTGAGTTATCAATATCTTTCCTCTCAGTTGAAATGGTGTTTTTCCTATTGTTCCATTTTTCCGAAGTACTATCCACTTGATAGGAAGCAATTGGTTTTCTTGTGGATGGCAGAAGGATTCCTTGATCATTCTCAAGACCGAAAATCTATGGAGGAAGTAGGCGACGAGTGTTTTGCTGAATTTTTATCTAGATCATTAATTCAACAATTGCATGATGATTCTAGAGGACAAAAGTTTGTCATGCATGACCTGGTTAATGATTTAGCTACAGTTGTATCTGGAAAAAGTTGTTATAGGCTTGACTTTAGTGGCGACAGCTCTAAAAATGTGCGCCATTTGTCATATAATCAAGAAGAGTTTGACATAGGCAATAAGTTTATGATTTTAAACAAATTCAAATGCTTAAGAAGCTTCCTACCTATTGGCTCTGGATGGGAAAGTTACTTATCAATAAAGGTGGTCAATGATTTTCTACCCTCACTTGGAAGGCTGCGGGTCTTATCATTATCAAAATATGATAACATCACCGTGGTTCCAGATTCAATTGGCAATTTGGTGCATTTGCGCTATCTAGACCTCTCTCACACTAAAATCAAAAGCTTGCCAGACACAATGTGCAATCTCTATAACTTGCAAACCTTGCTTCTATCAGGGTGCTCAAATCTCACAGAACTTCCAGAAAATATTGGAAAGTTAATTAATTTACGTCACCTTGATGTCGATATGACGAGCATAACAGAGATGCCAAAGCAAATTGTTGAACTAGAAAACCTTCAAACTTTAACTGTTTTTGTAGTAGGCAAGAAAAATATTGGTTTAAGTGTCAGAGAACTCGGGAGGTTTCCTAAACTACGGGGGAAATTATTCATCAAGAACTTGGAAAATGTCATTGATGTTGTGGAAGCATATGATACCAACTTGAAGAGCAAAGAACATATTGAGGAATTAACGTTACAGTGGGGCAAAGAAACTGATGACTCACTTAAAGATAAAGATGTGCTTGATATGTTACAACCATCACCAAACCTGAAGAAGTTGAGCATTGACTTGTATGGTGGGACAAGTTTTCCTAGTTGGTTGGGAGATTCTTCATTTTTTAACATGGTGTCCCTTCGCATCGATAATTGTGCATATTGCGTGACACTTCCACCACTAGGGCAGCTAACTTTTCTCAAGGACCTAAGTATAAGATGTATGTCAACATTGGAGACAATTGGCCCGGAGTTTTATGGAATGGTAGGAGGAGGTTCCAACTCTTCCATTCAACCCTTTTCATCCCTTGAGGAGCTGGTAATTAAGGAAATGTCAAATTGGAAGGAATGGCTTCCCCTTCAAGACGACATATTTCCTTTTCCTCGTCTTAAAACTCTAAAGTTATCTAAGTGTCCTGAACTGAGAGGGTGTTTTCCTAGTCATCTTCCTTCCATAgaagaaatcaaaataaaagattGTGATCTTCTGGCCACACCATCAACTGAGCCTTGGCTCTCCTCaattaaaaaactttttattgCAAGAGATTTACATTCTGAAAGCAATACTAAACACATACAATGCTCATTGCTTGAGAGTGATTCTCCATATCTTCTGCAAGATATGACGATAAGGAGTTGTCAAATCCTTAAATCTGGTCCTGAGATGATTGTAAACAGCACTTGTCTCAGAGAATTGAATCTTTGTGGCCTTTGGTCTCTCAATTCATTTCCAACAAATGGTCTATCCACTTCTTTGCAAACACTTTGTATTCGCGATTGTAACAACTTAGCATTCCTCCCTCTTAAAACGTGGAGCAATTACACATCGCTTGTGAAACTTGATTTACATAATAGTTGTGACACACTTACCTCCTTCCCATTGAATGGTTTTCCTATGCTCCAAGATCTTTCCATTTGTGAATGTAGGAGTTTTGAATCTATTTTTATTCCAGAAACTTCTTCCCTTAGCTTGTCAACCCTCCAATATCTTTATGTCGATGGTTGCAAGGCACTTGCATTATTACCTCAACGGATGCACACCCTCACCGCTCTTGTATTTATGTACCTCCGTAATCTTCCAAGTTTGAAGTTATCATTTTGCAATGGAGCTTTGTTACCTCCCAATTTAGATTCATTTTATGTTGATTTTGTGAGAATAACAAAGCCTGTAACAGAGTGGGGTTTCCAAGGCCTTACTACTCTTTCATCAATGCATATCGGAGGTGATGATATTGTTAACATGTTGCTCAAGGAACAAGTGCTGCCTATTTCCCTGGTTTATCTAACTATAAGGAATCTCTCTGAAATTAAATCCtttgaagaaaataaacttCGACACCTCTCCTCTCTAAAAAGTCTCGCCTTTTATGATTGTTCAAGACTCGAGTCATTGCCAGAAAACATGATGCTGACCTCGCTGAAATGTCTTCTATTTGAAAATTGTGAAAATCTTGAGTCGTTACCAGAAAACAACCTCCCTGACTTTCTTGAGCTACTGTGCATTAATGAATGCCCATTGTTAGAAGAAAGGTATAAAAAGAAGGAACATTGGTCCAAAATTGCACACATTCCTGTCATACAAATAAATGACCAAGTCACAATATGA